In Prosthecochloris sp. GSB1, the following proteins share a genomic window:
- a CDS encoding glycosyltransferase family 4 protein — translation MKPLRIAQMAPLIESVPPSKYGGTERVVHHLTEELVGRGHEVTLFASGDSHTSAKLFPVVQRGLRLDGKSDCVFPSLLELAKVYLEMEGAFDIVHSHIDCFTFPFAAASSTPTVLTMHGRLDIADFPTMLRGYGNLNYVSISDAQRKPVPDINWSATIYHGYPPERFPFNPEPSDYFLYLGRLSPEKAPDQAIRLARQCGIPLKIAAKIDPSDRTYFEREIRPLLDHPLVEFLGEVGEAEKIVLLKNARALLNTIDWPEPFGLVMIESLACGTPVIVRSCGSAPEIIRQGVTGFLCSSTNDFVEAIGAVGALSRKECRRDFENRFTASHMVDHYEQLYYRLSLDRSVKDLSGMFAEA, via the coding sequence ATGAAACCGCTGCGGATAGCCCAGATGGCTCCCCTGATCGAGAGCGTTCCCCCCAGTAAATACGGAGGGACGGAACGTGTCGTCCATCATCTTACCGAGGAGCTTGTCGGAAGAGGTCACGAGGTGACCCTTTTCGCCTCGGGCGATTCCCACACTTCGGCGAAATTGTTTCCCGTGGTTCAACGGGGCCTGCGGCTGGACGGAAAAAGCGATTGCGTTTTTCCCTCTCTTCTCGAACTGGCAAAAGTATACCTCGAAATGGAAGGGGCGTTTGATATCGTTCATTCGCATATCGACTGTTTCACGTTTCCCTTCGCGGCCGCTTCATCGACACCGACGGTGCTGACCATGCACGGTCGTCTCGATATCGCCGATTTCCCGACAATGTTACGGGGTTACGGCAATCTCAACTATGTGTCCATCAGCGATGCCCAGAGGAAGCCGGTGCCCGATATCAACTGGTCGGCGACGATCTATCACGGCTATCCACCGGAACGCTTCCCTTTCAATCCCGAGCCTTCGGATTATTTTCTCTATCTCGGAAGACTTTCACCTGAAAAAGCGCCGGATCAGGCCATACGGCTCGCGCGTCAATGCGGCATTCCTCTCAAGATAGCGGCCAAGATAGATCCGTCCGACAGGACGTATTTCGAACGGGAGATCAGGCCGCTTCTGGATCATCCCCTTGTCGAATTCCTGGGGGAAGTCGGAGAGGCGGAGAAGATCGTGCTTCTGAAAAACGCAAGGGCCCTGCTCAACACGATCGACTGGCCCGAGCCCTTCGGACTGGTGATGATAGAGTCGCTGGCTTGCGGTACGCCGGTTATCGTCCGCTCCTGCGGTTCGGCGCCGGAAATCATCCGTCAAGGCGTAACCGGTTTTCTGTGTTCCTCGACGAACGATTTCGTCGAGGCTATCGGCGCCGTCGGCGCTCTTTCCAGAAAAGAGTGCCGACGGGATTTCGAGAATCGTTTCACGGCGTCACATATGGTCGACCATTATGAGCAACTGTATTATCGGCTGTCGCTTGATCGTTCAGTAAAGGATCTTTCCGGGATGTTTGCCGAAGCGTGA
- a CDS encoding glycoside hydrolase family 65 protein, whose protein sequence is MTGNADDGNHFGDDALRLLELSPEPWLLKKNSYGRNARRLQTNETLMTIGNGYLNIRGSLEELPPGSSRGMYINGIYDKSEADVEELVKCPVWTDVSLWIDGEKVSLPHCRIVRHVQMLDMKKGALHRKTTFRLPSGKTVTFATVKLVFLHMVHWGYMRVKVVPENFSGEIRVLSGLNGDVLNRGFFPEERLKHLLLERIERGRDLMYLEMRTRERGIRISTAASWRMIDREKASLKWEPRIYGEKFTSEMTLHAEKGDVYRFEKYAVVYTGREIAAERMFKETICGLKTFMRNGASREICNHLTLWDDRWRQADILISGDRVAQKALRYNIYQLLINGPERPGSIGAKFLSSEGYLGHVFWDTEIFIFPFYLYNFPRMARNMLLYRYATLPGAVMNAASAGYRGAKYGWETATTGEDVTPRFASKLEKNIRLIYTGVEEDHIVSDVVYAIERYCRVTGDLDFLRRYALEMMFQTARFWASRVVREGDGFVIRKVIGPDEFHEHVDNNAYTNYLVSWHLKTAVVLHAYFSRRRDEDFARLSATLSLEQKEVDGWEEISRGLKFRIDPENGLIEQFDGYFRLRDYVVKRHDKEGRAVLPPGLTYRNIHRTRLIKQADVIMLFLLFPHAFRREVKRANYEFYEKRTLHKSSLSHCTHAMVGLAIGNRQRAYRYFMKTVLMDIENLHGNTDLGIHAAAVGGAWQTVVMGFGGLTLKSDRIVLKPWLPKRWTRLVFSVHWRGRTISLDIDHVKTTIIIHGPGRQSIPCTFFGSHCKLTTNETYVLGYQPITCEKQGGCYEYETAADSPDGSPDRERSPQ, encoded by the coding sequence ATGACAGGCAATGCAGACGATGGCAACCATTTCGGGGACGATGCTCTCCGGTTGCTGGAGCTTTCTCCGGAACCCTGGCTCCTGAAGAAGAACAGTTACGGCAGGAACGCCAGACGGTTGCAGACAAACGAGACGTTGATGACCATCGGCAACGGCTACCTCAACATCAGGGGCAGCCTCGAGGAACTTCCGCCGGGCAGTTCGAGGGGGATGTACATCAACGGCATCTACGACAAATCCGAAGCCGACGTCGAGGAACTTGTAAAATGTCCGGTTTGGACGGATGTTTCGCTGTGGATCGACGGTGAAAAGGTTTCGCTTCCGCATTGCCGGATAGTCAGGCATGTGCAGATGCTCGATATGAAAAAGGGAGCCCTGCACAGAAAAACCACTTTCCGGCTGCCTTCGGGAAAGACGGTTACCTTCGCGACGGTCAAACTGGTGTTCCTGCACATGGTTCACTGGGGGTACATGAGGGTGAAGGTAGTCCCTGAAAATTTTTCGGGTGAAATCAGGGTGCTCAGCGGCCTGAACGGCGACGTGCTCAATCGCGGTTTTTTTCCAGAAGAACGTCTCAAGCATCTGCTTCTGGAGCGCATAGAGCGAGGACGTGACCTCATGTACCTGGAAATGAGGACAAGGGAGCGAGGGATCAGGATATCGACTGCGGCATCCTGGAGGATGATCGACAGGGAAAAGGCTTCCCTGAAGTGGGAGCCGAGGATCTACGGAGAGAAATTCACCAGCGAGATGACCCTGCATGCGGAAAAAGGGGATGTCTATCGATTCGAAAAGTATGCCGTGGTCTATACGGGAAGGGAAATCGCGGCTGAGAGGATGTTCAAGGAAACAATATGCGGACTGAAGACATTCATGCGCAACGGAGCCTCGCGCGAGATCTGCAATCATCTTACGCTGTGGGATGACCGCTGGCGGCAGGCGGATATCCTGATCAGCGGAGACAGGGTGGCGCAGAAAGCCCTTCGTTACAACATCTACCAGTTGTTGATCAACGGTCCTGAACGTCCGGGAAGCATCGGAGCGAAATTTCTCAGTTCCGAAGGGTATCTCGGTCATGTCTTCTGGGATACGGAGATATTCATTTTTCCGTTCTACCTCTACAATTTTCCCCGCATGGCGAGGAATATGCTGCTGTATCGCTACGCAACCCTGCCGGGCGCGGTGATGAACGCTGCAAGCGCGGGTTACCGCGGCGCGAAATACGGCTGGGAAACCGCCACCACCGGCGAAGATGTGACGCCCCGATTCGCATCGAAGCTCGAAAAGAACATCCGTCTGATCTATACGGGCGTCGAGGAAGACCATATCGTTTCGGATGTCGTCTATGCCATCGAGCGGTACTGCCGGGTCACCGGCGACCTTGATTTTCTGCGTCGCTATGCACTTGAAATGATGTTTCAGACAGCGCGTTTCTGGGCTAGCCGCGTCGTTCGGGAAGGGGACGGCTTTGTGATCAGGAAGGTAATAGGTCCCGACGAGTTTCACGAGCATGTAGACAACAACGCCTATACGAATTATCTGGTGAGCTGGCATCTCAAGACGGCGGTGGTTTTGCATGCTTATTTCAGCAGACGGCGGGACGAGGATTTCGCAAGGCTGAGCGCAACCCTTTCACTCGAGCAGAAAGAAGTCGACGGCTGGGAGGAGATCAGCAGGGGGCTGAAGTTCAGGATTGATCCGGAAAACGGTCTCATCGAGCAGTTTGACGGGTATTTCAGGCTCAGGGATTACGTGGTCAAACGGCATGACAAAGAGGGCCGCGCTGTGCTTCCTCCCGGACTCACCTATCGAAACATACATCGGACGCGGCTCATCAAGCAGGCGGACGTCATCATGTTGTTCCTGCTTTTTCCGCATGCATTCCGCAGGGAGGTCAAACGCGCAAACTATGAATTCTACGAAAAGCGAACGTTGCACAAGTCATCCCTGAGCCACTGCACGCATGCCATGGTGGGGCTCGCCATTGGCAATCGCCAGCGTGCTTACCGGTATTTCATGAAAACCGTGCTGATGGATATAGAAAACCTTCACGGCAACACCGATCTTGGCATACATGCCGCTGCCGTGGGTGGCGCGTGGCAGACCGTGGTGATGGGCTTTGGCGGCCTGACGCTCAAATCGGACAGGATCGTGCTCAAGCCCTGGTTGCCCAAACGGTGGACACGCCTTGTTTTCAGCGTTCACTGGCGCGGAAGAACCATCAGTCTGGATATCGATCACGTCAAAACGACGATAATCATTCACGGACCGGGCAGGCAGTCGATACCCTGCACCTTTTTCGGGAGCCATTGCAAGTTGACGACAAACGAAACCTATGTGCTCGGGTATCAACCGATAACGTGTGAAAAACAAGGAGGATGTTATGAATATGAAACCGCTGCGGATAGCCCAGATGGCTCCCCTGATCGAGAGCGTTCCCCCCAGTAA
- a CDS encoding leucine-rich repeat domain-containing protein, which produces MEQHTYSKCPVCGFPLTEQSAVCPRCGNDILEDISSLDEQSRERHLQIIEEKKADWYARCIADKLSDCCELRSPSDEDETHACRSSVRKGGKLVDAPVFSLQRKDLLENREKRLEWWNALNADWKEVVKNTLKISQDPSDSELIAFFNTSHLRCDNRRIHSLAPVRILENLQQLRCDETPVESLEPLKNLRNLLRLYAFDCDFSSLEPIAGLTALKLLWISSTEVADLSPVAALVNLEELYCSETPIADLSPVSELVNLEKLSCYKTGITSLSPLSKLENLIELGLNNTMVDTISPLAELENLEYLRISRTGIDTLEPLSELINLRELSFNETKVASLKPLAGLPELEEVAFADTRVTSIAPLMNLEYLEKIELSAGQVSNDELEQFLERHPDCEIILKK; this is translated from the coding sequence TTGGAACAACATACCTACAGCAAATGCCCTGTCTGCGGCTTTCCCTTGACGGAACAAAGCGCGGTCTGTCCCAGATGCGGAAACGATATTCTCGAAGACATCTCCTCCCTCGACGAACAGTCCCGGGAACGGCACCTCCAGATCATCGAGGAAAAAAAGGCAGACTGGTACGCCCGCTGCATAGCCGACAAACTCAGCGACTGCTGCGAGCTCCGGTCGCCCTCGGATGAAGACGAAACTCACGCGTGCCGCTCTTCCGTCAGGAAAGGCGGAAAACTCGTCGACGCACCGGTCTTTTCGCTTCAGAGAAAAGATCTGCTCGAAAACCGCGAAAAAAGACTCGAATGGTGGAACGCGCTCAACGCCGACTGGAAGGAAGTTGTAAAAAACACGTTGAAAATAAGCCAGGATCCTTCGGACAGCGAATTGATCGCGTTTTTCAACACGTCCCACCTGAGGTGCGATAACCGGAGAATCCACAGTCTCGCTCCGGTCAGAATCCTTGAGAATCTGCAGCAGCTCAGATGCGATGAAACCCCGGTCGAAAGCCTGGAACCCTTGAAAAATCTGAGGAACCTCCTGCGCCTCTACGCTTTCGACTGTGATTTTTCTTCCCTCGAACCGATCGCCGGGCTGACCGCACTGAAACTGCTCTGGATATCGAGCACCGAGGTTGCAGACCTCTCACCTGTAGCCGCCCTGGTCAACCTCGAGGAACTCTACTGTTCGGAAACCCCCATCGCCGACCTCTCGCCCGTTTCGGAACTTGTCAACCTGGAAAAACTCAGTTGTTACAAAACGGGAATCACATCGCTTTCGCCGCTCTCGAAACTCGAGAATCTTATAGAACTCGGGCTCAACAATACGATGGTCGACACTATCTCGCCGCTTGCGGAACTGGAGAATCTCGAATACCTGAGAATCAGCCGCACCGGAATCGATACCCTCGAGCCGCTCTCGGAACTCATCAACCTCCGTGAGCTCAGCTTCAACGAAACCAAAGTAGCATCGCTCAAACCGCTTGCAGGACTGCCTGAACTCGAGGAAGTCGCCTTTGCCGATACCCGAGTCACCTCGATCGCTCCGCTCATGAACCTCGAATATCTGGAAAAGATCGAACTCTCCGCGGGACAGGTTTCCAACGATGAACTCGAACAGTTCCTCGAACGCCATCCCGATTGTGAAATAATCCTGAAAAAATGA
- a CDS encoding sodium ion-translocating decarboxylase subunit beta, with translation MRTFILVLLSVFFLGTAARAEGFFSADSATVTLQVPEDLELVKVPVRDSRTLRVGDEVRVGDFLGLFADGKHNKISITAGVTGHITSINAEFYSKYTHVPAGTVLLTIEKQSLLVSTQGAETGVEGLSVQKVFRNLVESTGIYALINDNSLTWTEGFGRLLMISVGALLLYLGIAKGFEPLLLIPIGMGAVLSNIPLAYINDEGGILRYVYDVGIETGVFPLIIFMGVGAMTDFGPMIANPKTALLGAAAQFGIFSTLIGALLLSQYVPGIEFSMKDAASIGIIGGADGPTSIFLASRLSPQLLGSIAVAAYSYMALVPIIQPPIMKLFTSRTERAIKMTQLRYVSKREKILFPVIVIVLCALLLPSAAPLIGFLMFGNLMKECGVVERLSDTTQNALINIVTIFLGLGVGSKLSAEKFLNLETLGIIVLGLIAFSFGTSAGLLMAKFMNLFLKQKINPLIGSAGVSAVPMAARVSNRVGLESDPHNFLLMHAMGPNVAGVIGSAVAAGILLSVFL, from the coding sequence ATGCGTACGTTTATTCTTGTGCTCCTGTCGGTATTCTTTCTGGGCACGGCGGCGAGGGCCGAAGGTTTTTTTTCCGCCGACAGCGCTACGGTGACGCTACAGGTTCCCGAGGATCTCGAACTGGTCAAGGTGCCCGTGAGAGACAGCCGGACGCTCAGGGTCGGCGACGAGGTGCGTGTCGGGGATTTTCTCGGCCTGTTCGCTGACGGGAAACACAACAAGATCAGCATTACAGCAGGGGTGACCGGTCATATAACTTCCATCAATGCCGAGTTCTACTCGAAATATACCCATGTTCCGGCAGGGACCGTTCTGCTTACGATCGAGAAGCAGTCGTTGCTTGTCAGCACCCAAGGCGCTGAAACCGGCGTCGAGGGCCTCTCCGTGCAGAAAGTTTTCAGGAATCTCGTGGAAAGCACGGGCATTTACGCCCTGATCAACGACAACAGCCTGACCTGGACGGAAGGCTTTGGCCGCCTGCTCATGATCAGCGTCGGCGCCCTGCTCCTTTATCTCGGTATAGCCAAGGGGTTCGAACCGTTGCTGCTCATTCCCATTGGGATGGGCGCTGTGCTGTCCAACATTCCTCTCGCCTATATCAACGATGAAGGAGGTATTCTCCGTTATGTCTACGATGTCGGTATCGAAACGGGAGTTTTTCCGCTCATTATTTTCATGGGCGTCGGTGCGATGACCGACTTCGGCCCCATGATCGCCAATCCGAAAACCGCGTTGCTTGGCGCCGCGGCCCAGTTCGGCATTTTCTCGACACTCATCGGGGCGCTGTTGCTCTCGCAGTATGTGCCGGGTATAGAGTTTTCGATGAAGGATGCGGCTTCTATAGGCATCATCGGCGGCGCCGACGGACCGACTTCGATATTTCTCGCCTCCCGTCTCAGTCCGCAGCTTCTCGGCAGCATCGCCGTTGCGGCATATTCATACATGGCGCTGGTGCCGATCATTCAGCCGCCGATCATGAAACTGTTTACTTCCAGGACTGAACGGGCGATCAAGATGACACAGCTTCGCTACGTGTCGAAACGCGAAAAGATTCTGTTCCCGGTCATCGTCATCGTGCTTTGCGCTCTTCTGCTTCCCTCCGCCGCTCCGCTTATCGGTTTTCTGATGTTCGGCAACCTGATGAAGGAGTGCGGCGTCGTCGAACGTCTCAGCGATACGACACAGAACGCGCTGATCAATATAGTGACCATTTTTCTCGGCCTCGGCGTGGGCAGCAAGCTTTCGGCCGAGAAATTTCTCAATCTCGAAACGCTCGGCATCATTGTCCTCGGCCTGATCGCCTTCTCGTTCGGTACTTCGGCGGGTTTGCTCATGGCCAAGTTCATGAACCTTTTTCTCAAGCAGAAGATCAATCCGCTCATCGGTTCAGCCGGGGTTTCGGCCGTGCCTATGGCCGCTCGAGTCTCCAACAGGGTCGGTCTCGAATCCGATCCGCACAACTTCCTGCTCATGCACGCCATGGGTCCCAACGTGGCCGGCGTCATCGGTTCGGCCGTGGCCGCCGGGATTCTGCTTTCCGTCTTCCTCTGA
- a CDS encoding biotin/lipoyl-containing protein gives MKKIRFMDVSFRDGFQSCYGARVKTDDFLPVLEAAVAAGTDNFEIGGGARFQSLYFYCQEDAFDMMDAARKVVGPDINLQTLARGANVVGLVSQSRDIIDLHARMFRKHGISTIRNFDALMDVRNIAYSGQCIHNAGLKHQVVIALMGLPPGLNEKYCHTPQFYIDKLKEIIDAGVPFDSVAFKDASGTTTPAIVYEAIKGARKMLPSDTVIQFHTHDTAGMGVACNFAAIEAGADIIDLAMAPVSGGTAEVDILTMWHRLRGTGYTLDIDHEKIIEVEAMFIDHMDKYYMPPEAKEVNPLIPFSPMPGGALTANTQMMRDNNSLHLFPEVIRNMREVVAKGGFGSSVTPVSQFYFQQAFANTVQGKWKKITESYGKMVLGYFGKTPAEPDPEIVSLASGQLGLQPTKEDVHDINDRNPELGIDYNRTLLEKEGLPTTEENIFIAATCGAKGIAFLKGDAPLGIRYKADVEAETAAKVAPKSGPKSDAVSSMPRSSSGNYTVTVDGRAYNVTVAEGSGAVQSVSPAPSAAAPAQAAAETQGDGSPVEAAMPGSVVAIEVEVGDSVSEGDDVMIIEAMKMESPVKAPKSGKVVSIEVAPGDTVATGDVLMYIA, from the coding sequence ATGAAAAAGATAAGGTTTATGGACGTGTCCTTTCGTGACGGCTTCCAGTCCTGTTACGGAGCAAGGGTGAAAACCGACGATTTTCTTCCGGTGCTCGAGGCCGCCGTCGCGGCCGGGACCGATAATTTCGAGATCGGGGGCGGCGCACGTTTCCAGAGTCTCTATTTTTACTGCCAGGAAGACGCGTTCGATATGATGGATGCGGCCCGCAAGGTCGTTGGTCCGGATATAAACCTGCAGACTCTCGCACGCGGCGCCAACGTCGTGGGACTGGTATCCCAGTCGCGCGACATCATCGATCTGCATGCCCGGATGTTCAGGAAACACGGCATCAGCACCATCAGGAATTTCGACGCGCTCATGGACGTGCGCAATATCGCCTATTCAGGCCAGTGCATTCACAACGCCGGCCTGAAACATCAGGTTGTCATAGCGCTCATGGGGTTGCCGCCCGGACTGAACGAGAAATACTGCCATACGCCCCAGTTCTATATCGATAAACTCAAGGAAATCATCGACGCGGGCGTTCCCTTCGACAGCGTCGCCTTCAAGGACGCATCGGGAACCACCACGCCGGCAATCGTTTACGAGGCCATCAAAGGCGCCAGGAAGATGCTTCCTTCCGATACGGTCATACAGTTCCATACCCACGATACCGCCGGTATGGGAGTCGCCTGCAACTTCGCGGCCATCGAGGCCGGAGCGGATATCATCGATCTCGCCATGGCCCCGGTAAGCGGAGGCACTGCGGAAGTCGACATTCTTACCATGTGGCACAGGCTTCGCGGAACCGGCTACACGCTCGATATCGATCACGAGAAAATCATCGAGGTCGAAGCGATGTTTATCGATCACATGGACAAATACTACATGCCGCCGGAGGCCAAGGAGGTCAATCCGCTCATTCCTTTCTCCCCGATGCCGGGAGGCGCGCTCACGGCCAACACGCAGATGATGCGCGACAACAATTCGCTGCATCTCTTTCCCGAGGTTATCAGGAACATGCGCGAAGTGGTGGCCAAGGGCGGCTTCGGCTCTTCCGTCACCCCGGTGTCGCAGTTCTATTTCCAGCAGGCATTCGCCAATACCGTTCAGGGCAAATGGAAGAAGATCACCGAAAGTTACGGCAAGATGGTGCTCGGCTATTTCGGCAAGACGCCGGCGGAGCCCGATCCGGAAATCGTGAGTCTCGCCTCCGGGCAGCTCGGCCTGCAGCCCACGAAAGAGGATGTTCACGATATCAACGACAGGAACCCTGAACTCGGCATCGACTATAACAGGACGCTTCTCGAGAAAGAGGGGCTGCCGACGACAGAGGAAAACATCTTTATCGCGGCAACCTGTGGAGCGAAAGGCATCGCGTTTCTGAAGGGCGACGCTCCGCTCGGTATTCGTTACAAGGCCGATGTCGAGGCTGAAACCGCCGCCAAGGTCGCGCCGAAAAGCGGGCCGAAATCCGATGCCGTTTCTTCGATGCCCCGTTCTTCATCTGGTAATTATACCGTCACGGTCGATGGCCGGGCATACAATGTCACTGTAGCAGAAGGCTCGGGAGCTGTTCAGTCCGTATCGCCCGCGCCGTCAGCGGCCGCTCCTGCCCAGGCAGCCGCTGAAACCCAGGGCGACGGTTCGCCCGTTGAGGCGGCCATGCCCGGCAGCGTCGTCGCCATCGAGGTAGAGGTGGGAGACAGTGTCAGCGAAGGAGACGATGTCATGATTATCGAAGCGATGAAAATGGAGTCTCCCGTCAAGGCGCCGAAATCGGGCAAGGTCGTTTCTATCGAGGTCGCTCCAGGCGATACGGTCGCCACGGGTGACGTGCTCATGTATATCGCATAA
- a CDS encoding OadG family protein: MITDGIILMVVGMVVVFLFLLLLNLLIIGLSSLLKDHALQEQKTLLEAEVAKRNKKKAKLQEPRTAAAAPAEDVARVTAVISAALHAHRNR, translated from the coding sequence ATGATAACCGATGGTATTATCCTCATGGTCGTGGGAATGGTCGTGGTGTTTCTGTTCCTGCTGCTGCTCAACCTCCTGATTATCGGGCTTTCCAGTTTGCTCAAGGACCATGCGCTTCAGGAGCAGAAAACGCTGCTTGAGGCCGAGGTGGCCAAAAGAAACAAAAAGAAGGCCAAACTGCAGGAGCCGCGAACGGCCGCGGCCGCTCCCGCCGAGGACGTCGCGAGAGTGACGGCCGTCATTTCCGCAGCACTTCACGCGCACCGTAACCGGTGA
- a CDS encoding universal stress protein, translating into MVQLSKILCPTDYSKTSEKAVRYAIELARKVNAHVRFLHIMQPENIAEKTAYSYGVMSRGGGGEVVSEDFRALLMEEKKKGLSADILILRGNPYDTIIEQTNNWSPDLLVMGSHGRTGLNRILMGSVAEAVFHAVDIPVLLVKQNAAEKATRDYK; encoded by the coding sequence ATGGTCCAGTTGTCGAAAATTCTTTGTCCCACCGATTACTCCAAAACTTCCGAAAAAGCCGTTCGGTATGCCATAGAACTCGCCAGGAAAGTCAACGCGCACGTTCGTTTTCTTCACATCATGCAGCCGGAGAACATTGCCGAAAAAACCGCCTACAGCTATGGCGTGATGTCCAGAGGCGGTGGGGGAGAGGTTGTTTCAGAGGATTTCAGGGCGCTCCTGATGGAGGAGAAGAAGAAAGGGCTTTCGGCTGATATCCTTATTCTCAGGGGCAATCCCTATGATACGATCATCGAGCAGACCAACAACTGGTCTCCCGATCTTCTGGTGATGGGTTCCCACGGCAGAACCGGATTGAACCGGATCCTGATGGGCAGCGTCGCCGAAGCTGTCTTTCACGCGGTAGACATCCCGGTCCTTCTCGTCAAGCAGAACGCCGCGGAAAAAGCGACGAGAGATTACAAGTAA
- a CDS encoding bifunctional aminoglycoside phosphotransferase/ATP-binding protein, with amino-acid sequence MNEIFEGLRYPSAYPHETNGIEIVETHISLLFLTGRYAYKIKKNLDLGFLDFSTPEKREYYCREELRLNRRLCPELYLDVVPVTKDSAGLRIAGSGKIVDHAVKMVQFDRSKELDALLSRNLLREEEADQIAAAVAAFHLSLPAVADDTPFGRPEAVIKPVLDNFAAAARLNMDHEEAEELAALKSWSEAEHRRLLPIFSSRKASGRIRQCHGDMHTGNMVLWNGRVTIFDCIEFNPFLSTIDVISDIAFLVMDLEHRSHPGYAWRFLNDYLSLTGDYEGLPLLRFYKTYRAMVRVKVTAIRLLQETREEEKSTTLEEHQAYLALARSFGVARPHGLVITCGVSGSGKTTLARGMAEKLQAIHIRSDIERKRIFGIDRLEKTGGERKRALYSVETTQRTYAKMRSVASRCLDESYTVITDATFLRKEERLKFVELAEQRGLPVVILCCDAPQDILEHRVNSRHNEGADASDADRSVLVSQQKNRETLSGKELNIAIFVDTSVPESAEEAMLNVSKRISAGE; translated from the coding sequence ATGAACGAAATCTTCGAGGGACTTCGGTATCCTTCGGCATATCCTCACGAAACGAACGGCATCGAGATCGTTGAAACCCATATCTCCCTGCTCTTCCTTACCGGCCGCTACGCTTACAAGATCAAGAAAAACCTCGACCTCGGCTTTCTGGATTTTTCCACACCGGAAAAAAGGGAGTATTACTGCCGGGAAGAGCTCCGCCTCAACAGGCGTCTCTGTCCTGAACTCTATCTCGATGTCGTGCCGGTAACGAAAGATAGCGCAGGGCTCCGAATAGCCGGCAGCGGAAAAATCGTCGACCATGCCGTTAAAATGGTGCAGTTCGACCGGAGCAAGGAACTTGACGCCCTGCTGTCCAGAAACCTGCTCCGCGAGGAAGAGGCTGACCAGATCGCAGCGGCGGTTGCGGCATTCCACCTCTCGCTCCCGGCCGTTGCTGACGACACTCCGTTCGGACGTCCCGAGGCGGTCATAAAACCGGTACTGGACAATTTTGCCGCTGCCGCCCGCCTGAACATGGACCATGAGGAGGCCGAAGAGCTCGCCGCGCTGAAGTCGTGGAGCGAAGCTGAACACCGGCGGCTGCTCCCGATCTTTTCATCGAGAAAAGCGTCCGGCCGCATCAGACAATGCCACGGCGACATGCATACCGGCAACATGGTACTGTGGAACGGACGGGTCACGATCTTCGACTGCATCGAATTCAATCCCTTCCTCAGCACTATCGATGTCATCAGCGACATCGCCTTTCTCGTCATGGACCTCGAACACAGAAGTCATCCCGGATACGCATGGCGGTTCCTCAACGACTACCTCTCGTTGACCGGAGATTACGAGGGCCTGCCTCTCCTGCGCTTTTACAAAACCTACAGGGCGATGGTGCGGGTCAAGGTTACGGCCATCCGTCTTCTGCAGGAAACCCGGGAGGAGGAGAAAAGCACCACACTCGAAGAGCATCAAGCCTATCTCGCCCTCGCCCGCTCGTTCGGCGTAGCCAGGCCCCACGGACTCGTCATCACCTGCGGCGTCTCAGGAAGCGGCAAGACGACGCTCGCCCGCGGGATGGCGGAAAAATTGCAAGCCATCCACATCCGCTCGGATATCGAAAGGAAAAGGATTTTCGGCATCGATCGACTTGAAAAAACCGGCGGCGAACGCAAGCGCGCCCTCTATTCCGTCGAAACGACGCAACGGACCTATGCAAAAATGAGGTCCGTCGCATCGCGCTGCCTCGACGAAAGCTACACGGTCATCACCGACGCTACATTTCTCCGCAAGGAGGAACGGCTGAAATTCGTCGAACTCGCCGAACAACGGGGTCTGCCCGTGGTGATCCTCTGCTGCGATGCGCCGCAAGACATCCTCGAACACAGGGTAAACTCGCGGCACAACGAAGGCGCCGACGCATCCGATGCCGACCGTTCCGTGCTCGTTTCGCAACAGAAAAACCGTGAAACGCTTTCCGGAAAAGAGCTGAATATCGCGATTTTCGTGGATACCTCGGTTCCTGAATCCGCCGAAGAGGCGATGCTGAACGTCTCGAAACGAATCAGTGCCGGCGAATGA